The genomic region TTCACGCAGGCAGAGATGACGCTCGCGGAAGGCAAACGTATCGACACACTGAAACAGTGCCATATCGTGCGTTCGTTCCGTGTGCTCCGCGAAGACTTGACGCGCATGGCATACGGCTCGTTCTTGACGGAAGTCTGCGAGGTGCTGACGATGGATGGCGAGCGCGATGAGGAGCTGTATGAACGTCTTCTTCTTCTCCTCGAAATGATAGAGACGCGCAATCCGAGGATCGTTGCGCTCGCGGGTGCGCTTCAGATGATGAAGCATGGCGGATTCGGCCCGATCACCGAACGGTGCAGTGCGTGCGGATGCGCAGTAGAGGGAAAAGTCTTTTTCGACAGACAGCTCGGCGGTATCGTCTGCGAAGCGTGTCGTCAGACGAACAGTATCCTTATGCGTGAATCGATGCGCTCGTTTATCGCGTGGCTCGAAACGCTCGGCGACGGCCCGGTTGAACCGCCGCGCGTAACAGGCCGTGATATGGTCGATACCGAGAAGCTGCTGCTCTCCTACTTAACGGATATCATCGATCGCCCGCTCCGCTCGCTTAATTTTATCGCACAGCTCGGCGATACATAAATTCCTTCTTGGATTATCCATACTGATGTGGTATGATACTTATATAGATAAGCTGAGGAGGAGTCAAAATGGCAGGCTGCAACGAGCAAAATTGTATCTGTCCGAAGACTGATTGCGAGCGTCACGGCAAGTGCTGTGAATGTATCAATCATCATCGCAAGAAAAACGGTCTTGTATATTGCATGAAACAGATCGTGAAAGAACAAGAGAAAAAGTAAAAGCACCTTGACAAAAAAGGTGCTTTTTTGGTATAGTTGTAGCAATATGACAGCAATGCGAGAAAGAGAGCATATCCACCTCTGTCAGCGAGTCGGGGACGGTGCAAGCCCGACATACGGATACGCGAAGGCATTCTCAAGCTGCGGAAGGAAATCTCAGATGAGAGAGTAAACTCCGCCATATATGAAGGTGGGCATCACGCCAATCAGGGTGGAACCGCGGGAAATTGACATCTCGTCCCTGTAACATTTCGTTACATGGGAGCGAGGTGTTTTTATTTGTCAAACATTTGAAGGAGGAATCGACTTATGACATTTCAGGATATTATCTTGACGCTTCAGAACTTCTGGGCGAAACAGAACTGTATTTTATCCCAACCGTATGACGTGGAAAAAGGCGCTGGTACGATGAACCCGTCCACGTTCCTCAGAGCACTCGGTCCCGAACCGTGGAACGTAGCTTACGTAGAACCGTCCCGCCGTCCGAACGATGGTCGTTACGGTGAAAATCCGAACCGTCTTTATCAGCATCATCAGTTCCAGGTCATCATGAAGCCGTCCCCGGCTAACATTCAGGAGCTCTACCTCGAGAGCCTCAAAGAGCTCGGCATCGATCCGTCGCAGCATGACATTCGTTTCGTTGAAGACAACTGGGAATCTCCGACGCTCGGCGCATGGGGCCTTGGTTGGGAAGTATGGCTCGACGGTATGGAGATCACGCAGTTCACGTACTTCCAGCAGGTCGGCAGCATCGACGTAAAACCTGTTTCCGTTGAGATCACATACGGTCTTGAACGCTTGGCAATGTACATTCAGGGTGTAGAAAACGTATACGACCTCAAATGGGTCGGCGATGTAACGTACGGTGACGTATTCCATCGCAACGAAGTAGAAAACTCGCACTACAACTTCGAAGTAGCTGATACGGATATGCTCTTCACGCTCTTCGATATGTATGAAAAAGAAGCAAAACGTGTCGTTGAAACGGGCTTCGTTCTCCCTGCATACGACTACGTATTGAAATGCTCGCATACGTTCAACCTGCTCGACGCACGCGGCGCGATCAGCGTCAGCGAAAGAACGGCATTTATCGGCCGTGTTCGTGCGATGGCAAGAATGTGTGCGCAGGCATACCTCAAACAACGTGAAGAACTCGGATTCCCGATGTTGAAAGGAGCGGAATGATCATGGCAAAAGATTTATTGTTGGAAATTGGTACGGAAGAGATTCCTGCAAGATTTATTCCGGGTATCCTCGCACAGATGGAATCTCTTGCAAGCACAAAACTCGCTGAACTTCGCCTTGCTTTTGAAGCAGTAGAAGTATACGCAACGCCGCGCCGTTTGACGCTCTGCGTAAAACAAGTGGCTGAACAGCAGCTCGACCAGACGAGCGAGAACAAAGGCCCGTCCGTTAAGATCGCATTCGATGCGGAAGGCAACCCGAGCAAAGCGGCTCAGGGCTTCGCACGCGGTCAGAAAGTAGATCCGAAAGACCTCGTCGTAAAAGACGGTTATGTATATGCGATCGTCCATGAAGAAGGTCAGGCGGCAGAAGCACTCCTTCCGTCCTTCTTGGAAGAACTCATCCTCAGCCTCAACTTCCCGAAAAATATGCGCTGGGCAGACCTCGATTTCAAATTCGTTCGTCCGATCCGCTGGCTCCTTGCTATCTGGGATAATGTACGCATTCCGCTTACGATCGCAGAAGTATCGAGTGATATGTTCACGATGGGTCATCGTTTCCTTGGTCAGGGCAAAGTGGCTGTTGAATCGGTAGCAGATTATTTCGCAAAACTGAAAGAAAACTTCGTCATGATCGATCAGAAAGAACGTGAAGAAGTTATCGTAGCACAGATCAATGCGCTTGCAGAAAAAGAAGGCGGCCGTGCAGAGATCACGGAAGACCTTTTAGAAGAAGTCGTATATCTTGTTGAATATCCGACGGCACTCTGCGGTACGTTCGAAGACAAATATCTTGCACTTCCGCAGGAAGCAGTTATCACGCCGATGCGCGAACATCAGAGATACTTCCCGGTACTCGATGCAAACGGTGCGCTCATGCCGCGCTTCATCACAGTCCGCAACGGCAGCAGAGATCATCTCGAGATCGTTCAGCACGGTAACGAACGCGTTCTCCGCGCACGTCTTGACGATGCGAAATTCTTCTATGAAGAAGATAAAAAACAGACGCTCGAAAATCGCGTCGAAAAATTGAAAACGATCGTATTCCAAGACGGTTTGGGCACGATCTACGACAAAGCCGTTCGTTTGCAGGAGCTTTCCGTATTCATTGCGGCTGAAGCAAACGTACAGGCTGACGAAGCAGACCTTCGTCGTGCGGCTCTCCTCGTAAAAACAGACCTTTTGACGGG from Selenomonadales bacterium harbors:
- the recO gene encoding DNA repair protein RecO — its product is MKKTEAIVLSVRNWGEADRIVTLFSKEYGKTEAVAYGARKPRSALAASVQLFTQAEMTLAEGKRIDTLKQCHIVRSFRVLREDLTRMAYGSFLTEVCEVLTMDGERDEELYERLLLLLEMIETRNPRIVALAGALQMMKHGGFGPITERCSACGCAVEGKVFFDRQLGGIVCEACRQTNSILMRESMRSFIAWLETLGDGPVEPPRVTGRDMVDTEKLLLSYLTDIIDRPLRSLNFIAQLGDT
- the glyQ gene encoding glycine--tRNA ligase subunit alpha, whose protein sequence is MTFQDIILTLQNFWAKQNCILSQPYDVEKGAGTMNPSTFLRALGPEPWNVAYVEPSRRPNDGRYGENPNRLYQHHQFQVIMKPSPANIQELYLESLKELGIDPSQHDIRFVEDNWESPTLGAWGLGWEVWLDGMEITQFTYFQQVGSIDVKPVSVEITYGLERLAMYIQGVENVYDLKWVGDVTYGDVFHRNEVENSHYNFEVADTDMLFTLFDMYEKEAKRVVETGFVLPAYDYVLKCSHTFNLLDARGAISVSERTAFIGRVRAMARMCAQAYLKQREELGFPMLKGAE
- a CDS encoding glycine--tRNA ligase subunit beta gives rise to the protein MAKDLLLEIGTEEIPARFIPGILAQMESLASTKLAELRLAFEAVEVYATPRRLTLCVKQVAEQQLDQTSENKGPSVKIAFDAEGNPSKAAQGFARGQKVDPKDLVVKDGYVYAIVHEEGQAAEALLPSFLEELILSLNFPKNMRWADLDFKFVRPIRWLLAIWDNVRIPLTIAEVSSDMFTMGHRFLGQGKVAVESVADYFAKLKENFVMIDQKEREEVIVAQINALAEKEGGRAEITEDLLEEVVYLVEYPTALCGTFEDKYLALPQEAVITPMREHQRYFPVLDANGALMPRFITVRNGSRDHLEIVQHGNERVLRARLDDAKFFYEEDKKQTLENRVEKLKTIVFQDGLGTIYDKAVRLQELSVFIAAEANVQADEADLRRAALLVKTDLLTGMVGEFSELQGIMGREYARLDGEKDIVAEAIFEHYLPRFAGDILPQTDLGRVVGIADKIDNIVATFSRGLIPTGSQDPYALRRQALGIAHICIAAGYSVSIARIAAKAAELLGLDEAKTEELVRAVQEFFVLRMKNILSDAGVRYDIVDAVLEAGCDDAADTAARAHVLQNHDFSVAVQALTRVMNLVKDSEMLAVDTALFEAEAEGALWEAFNNVKEVATHQARLEALVALAQPIDKFFADVMVMAKDEAVKNNRIALLNHIKQFAGVLADFRKIV